A stretch of Antennarius striatus isolate MH-2024 chromosome 6, ASM4005453v1, whole genome shotgun sequence DNA encodes these proteins:
- the galnt17 gene encoding polypeptide N-acetylgalactosaminyltransferase 17, translated as MAFVFRRWRVLLVLNVLAVAGFMTFWAKCNTRTVQAGGPKALDRKRPRGNGTAQGSSISHEALLKRLSSLEDVVYRQLNGLSKSLGLLEGFGGRGKGGIPATLSPAEESDAKYLREKYGYNAYLSDRISLDRTIPDHRPGKCRKVNYPRDLPQMSLIFIFVNEALSVILRSVHSAVNHTPAHLLKEIILVDDNSDDEQLKGPLEEYVNKRYPGLVKIVRNQRREGLIRARIEGWKVATAEVTGFFDAHVEFTPSWAEPVLARIKEDHKKIILPSIDNIKHDTFEVERYENSGHGYNWELWCMYINPPKQWWDEGDISAPIRTPAMIGCSFVANRNYFGELGLLDSGMDVYGGENIELGIRVWLCGGSMEVLPCSRVAHIARMKKPYHSNIAFHTRRNALRVAEVWMDEYKSNVYLAWNIPIENHGIDYGDISQRVALRKSLQCKSFEWYLDNVYPEMRRYNNTLFYGEIRNSKVNHLCMDQGMKENHTATLHPCHGWGPQLGRYTKDGQLFLGPLGSTGEDTRCVVDEQISNFPQLLNCDKVDNIKQKTWHFSQNDSIINRATGRCLEVVQANVYFGHLLVLQPCSGQRWTIKNTMKQ; from the exons ATGGCTTTTGTATTCAGAAGATGGAGGGTTTTACTGGTGCTGAACGTGCTTGCTGTTGCTGGGTTCATGACTTTCTGGGCCAAGTGCAACACACGCACAGTCCAAGCCGGCGGTCCGAAGGCTCTGGACAGGAAGAGGCCCCGCGGGAACGGGACCGCGCAGGGGTCCAGCATCAGCCATGAGGCGCTGCTGAAGAGGCTCAGCTCGCTGGAGGACGTGGTGTACCGGCAATTAAACG GTCTGTCAAAATCTCTGGGTCTACTCGAAGGCTTTGGGGGTCGAGGTAAAGGTGGCATCCCTGCCACGCTATCACCTGCTGAGGAGAGTGACGCCAAATACCTAAGGGAGAAGTACGGTTACAATGCCTACCTCAGTGACCGGATCTCTCTGGATCGGACCATACCAGACCACCGGCCTGGCAA ATGCAGGAAGGTCAACTACCCAAGAGACCTCCCACAGATGTcgctcatcttcatctttgtcaATGAGGCTCTGTCGGTGATCCTGCGCTCCGTCCACTCAGCTGTCAATCACACTCCGGCTCACTTGCTCAAAGAAATCATTCTGGTGGACGACAACAGCGATGATG AGCAGCTGAAAGGACCTCTGGAAGAATACGTGAACAAGCGCTACCCCGGCCTGGTCAAGATAGTCAGGAACCAGAGGAGAGAGGGGCTGATCCGAGCCAGGATTGAGGGCTGGAAGGTGGCCACCGCTGAGGTGACGGGATTTTTTGATGCCCATGTGGAGTTCACCCCGTCCTG GGCCGAGCCGGTTCTGGCTAGAATAAAAGAGGACCACAAAAAGATCATTCTGCCTTCCATCGACAACATCAAACACGACACGTTTGAGGTGGAGCGCTACGAGAACTCCGGCCATGGCTACAACTGGGAGTTGTGGTGCATGTACATCAACCCGCCCAAACAGTGGTGGGACGAGGGGGACATATCTGCACCCATCAG GACCCCCGCCATGATTGGCTGCTCCTTTGTCGCAAACCGCAACTACTTTGGTGAACTTGGCCTTCTGGACTCTGGCATGGATGTTTATGGAGGGGAGAACATCGAACTGGGCATCAGG GTGTGGCTATGTGGTGGCAGTATGGAGGtgctgccttgctcaagggtggcTCACATTGCTCGGATGAAGAAACCCTACCACAGTAACATAGCATTCCACACGCGGCGCAACGCTTTACGCGTGGCCGAGGTGTGGATGGATGAGTACAAGTCAAATGTCTACCTGGCGTGGAACATCCCCATAGAG AATCATGGCATTGATTATGGAGACATCTCTCAGAGGGTTGCACTGAGGAAGAGTCTGCAGTGTAAAAGCTTCGAGTGGTACCTTGACAATGTTTACCCGGAGATGAGGAGGTACAACAACACACTCTTCTACGGGGAG ATTCGTAACTCTAAAGTGAACCACCTGTGTATGGATCAGGGTATGAAGGAGAACCACACAGCCACCCTGCACCCCTGCCATGGATGGGGTCCTCAG TTGGGACGTTATACCAAAGACGGTCAGCTGTTCCTGGGCCCTCTGGGCAGCACGGGTGAGGACACTCGCTGTGTGGTGGATGAACAGATCAGTAACTTTCCTCAACTCCTCAACTGTGACAAAGTGGACAACATTAAGCAGAAGACGTGGCATTTCTCTCAG AATGACTCAATCATAAACAGAGCCACGGGACGCTGCCTGGAGGTGGTGCAGGCCAACGTTTACTTTGGACACCTGCTGGTCCTGCAGCCCTGCTCTGGACAGAGGTGGACCATCAAGAACACCATGAAGCAATAG